From Paraburkholderia sabiae, a single genomic window includes:
- a CDS encoding acyl-CoA thioesterase encodes MSEYHPVFEMSMPIRWGDMDAFGHVNNTVYFRYMEQVRISWFEQLGIAGGNGEGQGPVIVNASMEFLKQLHYPGDVIGRMTVGTPGRSSFDTGFELFRADDPGTLYARGSAKCVWIDYAAGKSVPIPDLLRSTIENAHLVKA; translated from the coding sequence ATGAGCGAGTACCACCCCGTTTTTGAGATGTCGATGCCGATCCGCTGGGGCGACATGGACGCGTTCGGCCATGTGAACAACACGGTCTATTTCCGTTACATGGAGCAGGTGCGGATTTCCTGGTTCGAGCAGCTTGGCATCGCCGGCGGCAATGGCGAAGGGCAAGGCCCCGTGATCGTCAATGCGTCGATGGAATTTCTGAAGCAGCTGCACTATCCGGGCGACGTGATTGGCCGTATGACGGTCGGCACGCCGGGGCGCAGCAGCTTCGACACCGGCTTCGAGCTATTCCGCGCCGACGATCCCGGCACGCTGTACGCGCGCGGCTCGGCCAAATGCGTGTGGATCGACTACGCGGCAGGCAAGTCGGTGCCGATTCCGGATCTGCTGCGCTCGACCATCGAAAACGCTCATCTCGTGAAGGCCTGA
- a CDS encoding PAS and helix-turn-helix domain-containing protein, with translation MPALDYQTAFHLAPIGLVLARERIIEDCNDQLAAIFGRSRESLLGQSFAVLYPSPDEFERIGERIPPIMTAQGSYADDRIMKRANGELFWCHVTGRSLDLSVPHAAGVWTFEDLSATRRVAVELTPREREIAAQLVTGKTSKQIGRILDISSRTVDVYRARLMRKYGTGNATELLQRLLGN, from the coding sequence ATGCCCGCTCTGGATTACCAAACCGCTTTTCACCTCGCGCCGATCGGCCTCGTGCTGGCGCGCGAACGGATCATCGAAGACTGCAACGACCAGCTTGCCGCGATCTTCGGCCGCTCGCGCGAGTCGTTGCTCGGGCAATCGTTCGCGGTGCTGTATCCGTCGCCCGACGAGTTCGAGCGTATCGGCGAGCGCATTCCGCCCATCATGACGGCGCAAGGCAGCTATGCCGACGACCGCATCATGAAGCGCGCCAACGGCGAGCTGTTCTGGTGTCACGTGACGGGACGCTCGCTCGATCTGTCCGTGCCTCACGCGGCGGGCGTCTGGACCTTCGAGGATCTGAGCGCGACGCGGCGTGTCGCTGTGGAACTGACTCCGCGCGAACGCGAGATCGCCGCGCAACTGGTGACGGGGAAAACCAGCAAGCAGATCGGCCGGATTCTCGACATCAGCTCGCGGACCGTCGACGTCTACCGCGCGCGGCTGATGCGCAAATACGGCACGGGCAACGCGACCGAACTGCTGCAGCGTCTGCTTGGAAACTGA